A section of the Myxococcus virescens genome encodes:
- a CDS encoding SUMF1/EgtB/PvdO family nonheme iron enzyme — MGSPAASPPPDAWTPPQEFDEYRLVRAIGRGRTGRVFLAHDTLLERPVAVKFIPALGPNALARFLVEARAAARIQHPNVVTLYRVGQLEEQPYLVSEFIRGMSLDRLPKPQPWERVLAMGRDLARGLSAAHRRGVLHRDIKPGNAVLTEAGEVKLLDFGLAKLLDRAAGAGDGAPPASGTPPPELPPDLDPEASPNLGARSLDGIFLPSLPRGSLVGTPYYMSPEAWAGEALTARSDVYSLGVVLYELCAGKGPFRDVPWRELPERVRHRDARPLAQVVAGVDAGLAAVIDKCLRREPSERYATASQLLDALDALTRDDTVQAVPEGNPYRGLQAFEAEHRAVFFGRRREQRAVLERMRSEPFLLITGDSGVGKSSLCLAGLLPAVSEGGLEDGRRWRSVRLVPGRRPLAALVAALAPVLETEEETLAEALRAEPTSLVRRLRVKLGAQEGLLVYVDQLEELVTLAPPAEAELAGQALGALAEGASGVRLLATGRSDFLTRLSAVPGLGAEVPRALYLLRALSPEETREAVTGPARVKGVRFESDALVDALVTSTLSAAEGGLPVLQFALAEMWEARDAAAGVMTQAVLDSLGGVEGALARHADAAVARLLPDQRVAARGVLLRLVTADGTRARKTDRELVGDDARYRAALEALVHARLLVAREAQEGTSYELAHEALLSGWGTLARWLAEASERREVQSRLEAAAAHWEKLGFPSESLWGPRQLEETQVLDTGELTRRERDFLKASRRTMVRSRRTRHALVVGFVVSLGLVYGGLKLRERWSLDRQVRDELGQAAQALSAVRQDWGTLRAERDEAFRLYDTGRRADADRHWNRAGAQAGQLRGRFDEVAGRLERALALAPGRADVREALADFLYERALWAEQDEDVSALPALLQRLRLYDTAGTRWRRWNAAASLTLETPVPGAEVELRPLTRDAQGRFQLGEPLQADPGRWLDAAVAPGTYQISARSLGYEPVVQWVLLRRGESRRLGVPLPRMGSVPEGFVFVPPGEVKFGSAAEASVREFFNAVPLHSVDVPAFLVARHEVTYAEWLAYVEALPPAQRAQRLPRVGTGGYAGLLTLGQVDGVWRLRFQPGNEPYMARAGEPLRYARRTSRAEQDWLRFPVSGITFADAEAYAAWLSESGRVPGARLCSELEWERAARGVDGREYPHGDTLAPDDANIDTTYGKQPGGFGPDEVGSHPASRSPFGVDDMSGNVWEWTRSWLEPGKAVARGGSFAFAATSARASNRELPEPSLRDVTVGMRVCADVASATPP; from the coding sequence GTGGGCTCTCCGGCCGCCTCGCCGCCTCCTGATGCGTGGACTCCTCCCCAGGAGTTCGACGAGTACCGCCTTGTGCGGGCCATCGGGCGTGGGCGCACGGGGCGGGTGTTCCTGGCCCATGACACGTTGCTCGAGCGCCCCGTCGCCGTGAAGTTCATCCCCGCCCTGGGGCCCAACGCCCTGGCGCGGTTCCTCGTGGAGGCCCGGGCGGCCGCGCGCATCCAGCACCCCAATGTCGTCACCCTCTACCGGGTGGGACAATTGGAGGAGCAGCCCTACCTCGTCTCCGAGTTCATCCGGGGGATGAGCCTGGACCGGCTGCCCAAGCCCCAGCCCTGGGAGCGCGTGCTGGCCATGGGGCGGGATCTGGCACGGGGCCTGAGCGCCGCGCACCGGCGCGGGGTGTTGCACCGGGACATCAAGCCCGGCAACGCCGTGCTCACCGAGGCTGGCGAGGTGAAGCTGCTCGACTTCGGCCTCGCGAAGCTCCTGGACCGGGCCGCCGGGGCGGGGGACGGCGCGCCGCCCGCTTCCGGGACTCCGCCGCCGGAGCTGCCTCCTGACCTGGACCCGGAGGCCAGCCCGAACCTGGGCGCGCGCTCGCTGGACGGAATCTTCCTTCCATCGCTGCCGCGCGGCTCGCTGGTGGGGACGCCGTATTACATGTCCCCGGAGGCCTGGGCGGGCGAGGCGCTGACGGCGCGCAGTGACGTGTACTCACTGGGCGTCGTCCTGTACGAGTTGTGCGCGGGCAAGGGCCCCTTCCGGGACGTGCCGTGGCGCGAGCTCCCGGAGCGGGTGCGCCACCGGGATGCCAGACCCCTGGCCCAGGTGGTGGCCGGTGTGGATGCCGGGCTCGCCGCCGTCATCGACAAGTGTCTGCGTCGCGAGCCATCCGAGCGTTACGCCACCGCCTCACAGCTGCTCGATGCCTTGGACGCACTGACGCGTGACGACACCGTCCAGGCGGTGCCGGAGGGCAATCCCTATCGCGGCCTCCAGGCCTTCGAGGCGGAGCACCGCGCCGTCTTCTTCGGCCGCCGCCGCGAGCAGCGCGCGGTGCTGGAGCGGATGCGCTCGGAGCCCTTCCTGCTCATCACCGGTGACTCGGGCGTGGGGAAGTCCTCCCTGTGCCTCGCCGGGCTGCTCCCCGCTGTCAGCGAAGGGGGCCTGGAGGACGGGCGTCGCTGGCGCAGCGTGCGGCTGGTGCCGGGCCGCAGGCCCCTGGCGGCCCTGGTCGCGGCGCTCGCGCCCGTGCTGGAGACGGAAGAGGAGACCCTGGCCGAAGCCCTGCGCGCCGAGCCCACGTCCCTGGTGCGCCGCCTCCGCGTGAAGCTGGGGGCCCAGGAGGGGCTGCTCGTCTACGTGGATCAGCTCGAGGAACTGGTGACGCTGGCGCCGCCGGCCGAGGCGGAGCTGGCGGGACAGGCCCTGGGGGCCCTCGCGGAGGGCGCCAGTGGCGTGCGCCTGCTCGCCACGGGGCGAAGTGACTTCCTCACCCGGCTGTCCGCCGTGCCCGGGCTGGGCGCGGAGGTGCCGCGCGCGCTGTACCTGCTGCGCGCCTTGTCGCCCGAGGAGACACGGGAAGCCGTGACGGGCCCCGCTCGCGTGAAGGGCGTGCGCTTCGAATCCGACGCGCTGGTGGATGCGCTCGTCACCTCCACCCTGTCCGCGGCGGAGGGCGGCCTCCCGGTGCTCCAGTTCGCGCTGGCCGAGATGTGGGAGGCGCGCGACGCGGCGGCGGGTGTCATGACGCAGGCGGTGCTCGATTCGCTGGGCGGCGTGGAGGGCGCGCTCGCGCGGCACGCGGATGCGGCGGTGGCCCGGCTGCTCCCGGACCAGCGGGTGGCGGCCCGGGGCGTGCTCCTGCGGCTCGTCACCGCGGACGGCACCCGCGCGCGGAAGACGGACCGCGAGCTGGTGGGGGACGACGCCCGCTACCGCGCCGCCCTGGAGGCGCTGGTGCACGCGCGGCTGCTCGTGGCGCGCGAGGCCCAGGAGGGCACGTCCTACGAGCTTGCCCACGAGGCGCTGCTCTCCGGCTGGGGCACGCTGGCGCGCTGGCTGGCCGAGGCCTCCGAGCGCCGCGAGGTCCAATCCCGGCTGGAGGCCGCCGCCGCGCACTGGGAGAAGCTGGGCTTCCCGAGCGAATCCCTCTGGGGCCCGCGTCAGCTGGAGGAGACGCAGGTGCTCGACACGGGAGAGCTCACCCGTCGCGAGCGCGACTTCCTGAAGGCCTCGCGCCGCACCATGGTGCGCAGCCGGCGGACGCGGCATGCGCTGGTGGTGGGCTTCGTCGTGTCCCTGGGGCTCGTCTACGGCGGGCTCAAGCTGAGGGAGCGTTGGAGCCTGGACCGGCAGGTGCGCGACGAGTTGGGCCAGGCGGCCCAGGCCTTGAGCGCCGTGCGTCAGGACTGGGGCACGCTGCGCGCCGAGCGTGATGAGGCCTTCCGCCTCTACGACACCGGCCGCCGCGCCGACGCGGACCGGCACTGGAACCGGGCCGGTGCGCAAGCGGGACAGCTGCGCGGCCGCTTCGACGAAGTGGCCGGAAGGCTGGAGCGCGCGCTGGCGTTGGCGCCCGGCCGCGCAGACGTGCGCGAGGCCCTGGCGGACTTCCTCTACGAGCGCGCCCTGTGGGCCGAGCAGGACGAAGACGTCTCGGCGCTGCCCGCGTTGCTCCAGCGTCTGCGGCTTTATGACACGGCGGGCACGCGCTGGCGGCGCTGGAACGCCGCGGCCAGCCTCACCCTGGAGACACCTGTCCCAGGGGCGGAGGTGGAGCTGCGTCCACTGACGCGCGATGCGCAGGGCAGGTTTCAGCTGGGAGAGCCCCTGCAAGCGGACCCGGGGCGCTGGCTGGACGCAGCGGTGGCGCCGGGCACGTACCAGATTTCCGCGCGCTCGCTCGGCTACGAGCCGGTGGTGCAGTGGGTGCTGCTGCGGCGAGGCGAGTCGCGGCGGCTCGGCGTGCCGTTGCCGCGCATGGGCAGCGTGCCGGAGGGCTTCGTCTTCGTGCCGCCGGGCGAGGTGAAGTTCGGCAGCGCGGCCGAGGCCAGCGTGCGCGAGTTCTTCAACGCCGTGCCCCTGCACTCCGTGGACGTCCCCGCCTTCTTGGTGGCCCGGCATGAGGTGACGTATGCCGAGTGGCTGGCCTACGTGGAGGCGCTGCCGCCCGCGCAACGCGCACAGCGGCTGCCGCGCGTGGGAACGGGCGGCTACGCGGGCCTGCTCACGCTGGGGCAGGTGGACGGCGTCTGGCGGTTGCGTTTCCAGCCCGGGAACGAGCCCTACATGGCGCGGGCCGGAGAGCCGCTGCGCTATGCCCGCCGCACGTCGCGCGCGGAACAGGACTGGCTGCGCTTCCCCGTCAGCGGCATCACCTTCGCGGACGCGGAGGCCTATGCCGCGTGGCTGTCGGAGAGCGGCCGCGTCCCTGGCGCTCGGCTCTGCTCGGAGCTGGAGTGGGAGCGCGCGGCGCGCGGCGTGGACGGGCGTGAGTACCCGCATGGCGACACCCTGGCCCCGGACGACGCCAACATCGACACCACCTACGGCAAGCAGCCCGGAGGTTTCGGCCCCGACGAGGTGGGCAGCCACCCCGCCTCGCGCAGTCCCTTCGGCGTGGACGACATGTCCGGCAACGTGTGGGAGTGGACCCGCTCCTGGCTGGAGCCGGGCAAGGCCGTGGCGCGTGGGGGCAGCTTCGCCTTCGCGGCGACCTCGGCGCGCGCCTCCAACCGCGAGCTGCCGGAGCCGTCCCTGCGCGACGTGACGGTGGGCATGCGGGTGTGCGCGGACGTGGCATCCGCCACGCCCCCCTGA
- a CDS encoding response regulator produces MKSTAMTVPAEDMPTAKEPAAGGNKKRVLVVDDFDDAREMYAEYLEFVGFEVDTARNGVEAVEKASEGEPDIILMDLSLPVMDGWEATRRIKQDSRTRDIPVMALTGHVLAGNAEHARDAGADEFVAKPCLPQDLENKIRNMLKPSKGKVRGG; encoded by the coding sequence ATGAAGAGCACGGCGATGACAGTCCCGGCAGAAGACATGCCAACCGCCAAGGAGCCCGCGGCGGGGGGGAACAAGAAGCGTGTGCTCGTGGTGGACGACTTCGATGATGCCCGGGAGATGTACGCGGAGTACCTGGAGTTCGTCGGTTTCGAGGTGGACACCGCCCGCAACGGCGTGGAAGCGGTGGAGAAGGCCAGCGAGGGCGAACCCGACATCATCCTGATGGACCTGTCCCTCCCCGTCATGGACGGCTGGGAGGCGACGCGGCGCATCAAGCAGGACTCCCGCACCCGGGACATCCCCGTCATGGCCCTCACCGGCCATGTGCTCGCGGGGAACGCGGAGCATGCCCGGGACGCTGGCGCGGACGAGTTCGTCGCCAAGCCCTGCCTGCCGCAGGATTTGGAGAACAAGATCCGAAACATGCTCAAGCCGAGCAAGGGGAAGGTCCGGGGCGGCTGA
- a CDS encoding Ig-like domain-containing protein translates to MTNRDVWVRASVSGDAPDAVELFVDGNSVALLPPPRYELRWSTEALDEGIHSFAARGTIGELRIMSDASTLTVDRTAPRLVSQTPLPGAQTALVRHPIQAVFSEPIEPASVTTDSVKLWSNGSEVPAELQLSPERTSLTLRPLGAVPVDTVMSVTLTESVTDVAGNAFAAPVASWEWTFPAYLSMGGGLAADPAGYSNVYTPSLGFDAAGDPIVAFVDGARPGNWGVHVKRWNGTLWEPLGEVLDANDGETFVHSYVLQISPEGDPVVAWTEGTEAGYINVHVRRWSGSQWAAVGGPVETRLSQGIIEMFQFKANARGDMAMAFREKNSNQESQISVLTWGGSAWAPIGGALKVDPTWEVSNVGLLLDVSGRPIVVWSESNPGWSVSKTYIQRWNGGAWESLVTPIDGPHRRYGLDGDGNLVRAVAYMDIHGAQAGGVQRFDEAQGWVNLGAPAGGLFPGATDALIGGLGVDTQGRLVALLGEPEIADGPWVTYLRRWDGVAWGPLGGLLRPLPGRVPVGHGVVALDAHDQPVLARIEAAEGTPSQHHLYVYRANY, encoded by the coding sequence GTGACGAATAGAGACGTCTGGGTTCGTGCCTCCGTGTCGGGGGATGCGCCAGACGCCGTTGAACTGTTCGTCGACGGGAATTCGGTCGCCTTGCTGCCTCCGCCTCGCTACGAGCTGCGCTGGAGCACGGAGGCTCTGGATGAGGGAATTCATAGCTTTGCAGCGAGGGGCACCATCGGGGAACTCCGGATCATGAGCGATGCGAGCACGCTCACCGTGGACCGGACGGCACCGAGGCTTGTTTCGCAGACCCCCTTGCCGGGGGCTCAGACAGCATTGGTTCGCCATCCCATCCAGGCCGTATTCTCCGAGCCTATTGAGCCCGCCTCTGTCACGACAGACTCCGTGAAGCTCTGGTCGAATGGCAGCGAGGTTCCTGCGGAGTTGCAGCTCTCCCCTGAGCGTACTTCGCTGACGTTGCGGCCTCTGGGGGCCGTTCCGGTCGATACGGTGATGTCCGTGACGCTCACTGAGTCTGTGACGGACGTAGCGGGAAACGCATTTGCCGCCCCCGTGGCCTCCTGGGAGTGGACGTTCCCGGCCTATCTCTCCATGGGCGGTGGTCTTGCTGCTGATCCTGCAGGATATTCCAATGTGTATACGCCGTCGCTTGGGTTTGATGCGGCGGGTGACCCCATTGTTGCGTTTGTTGATGGCGCCAGGCCTGGGAATTGGGGCGTCCATGTCAAACGGTGGAATGGGACTTTGTGGGAGCCGTTGGGAGAGGTGTTGGATGCGAATGACGGTGAGACATTTGTTCACTCATACGTGCTCCAGATTTCTCCAGAAGGAGACCCAGTCGTGGCCTGGACGGAGGGGACGGAGGCTGGGTACATCAATGTGCATGTCCGCCGCTGGTCCGGAAGCCAGTGGGCCGCTGTAGGGGGGCCTGTCGAGACACGCCTGTCACAAGGAATCATCGAGATGTTCCAGTTCAAGGCGAACGCTCGTGGCGACATGGCGATGGCTTTTCGAGAAAAGAACTCGAATCAAGAGTCCCAGATATCGGTCCTGACTTGGGGAGGCTCTGCTTGGGCGCCGATAGGTGGGGCTCTCAAGGTCGACCCCACATGGGAAGTCTCCAATGTGGGGTTGTTGCTGGATGTGTCGGGACGTCCAATTGTCGTCTGGTCCGAGTCCAACCCGGGTTGGAGCGTCTCGAAGACGTATATCCAGAGGTGGAACGGTGGTGCGTGGGAGTCCCTAGTGACGCCCATTGATGGGCCGCATCGCAGATATGGCCTGGATGGGGATGGCAACCTGGTTCGGGCCGTCGCGTATATGGACATCCATGGGGCACAGGCTGGTGGGGTCCAGCGATTTGATGAGGCTCAAGGATGGGTCAACCTTGGTGCGCCTGCCGGCGGCCTGTTTCCGGGGGCTACGGATGCGCTGATCGGGGGGCTTGGTGTCGATACTCAGGGCCGACTGGTTGCGTTGCTGGGCGAGCCTGAGATTGCTGATGGGCCTTGGGTTACCTATCTCCGCCGCTGGGACGGCGTTGCATGGGGACCATTGGGTGGTTTGCTGCGCCCGCTGCCAGGAAGGGTCCCCGTTGGTCATGGTGTTGTTGCGCTGGACGCACACGACCAACCTGTTCTGGCCCGCATAGAGGCGGCCGAAGGCACTCCCAGCCAGCACCACCTCTACGTCTACCGCGCCAACTATTGA
- a CDS encoding carboxypeptidase-like regulatory domain-containing protein, whose product MMKKHLVMAVVPFLAFGCGDDLVDADGDGIADGVREPDTVTVVTPANPKGTVSGQVLSTDLRPLTEVTVEMTIGSSAEPVSAISDAKGNFTYKNVPAGSHVLLTFSKAGYATLRATAQVPSSAGNVPINNGNASFGPITLARLDGTLNFLVVTPQGRPAAGVRATLEATPAGAISNGDESSSMVSSVVVEATANEQGLLTFTGIPSASELARLRNGNGEYRLWVSPIDANGDGIPDTGGYVSTYSGAEVVANSTTRLISLPYSRPQNVPLSIESSNVASLRGGGADFHPLRNLVRPGELIHLFFNQPIQQGSLLVRMTDEYARESLGVTATVNNGGYSATINPGGTVEGKEYNLDVRAVSAEGGSLYSTVGYFFAGAATGPQQATAIAEARYQETSTVGTPTLNPGEVVYINFTHPVARTFFTGQYVQVFFDADINNSGAPGDAVGEVGYPIGFDLYIDEPTRPVQTRTPAESPVFGIRLSNYSTRYYFVYAGSVALTPSTAPLQVSFSTLGSRGINGTYENIWGQPLSTDLSVRGMAVQPPATP is encoded by the coding sequence ATGATGAAGAAGCATCTGGTAATGGCCGTGGTTCCGTTCCTGGCGTTCGGTTGTGGAGACGACCTGGTTGACGCGGACGGAGACGGAATCGCGGACGGCGTGCGCGAACCGGACACTGTGACGGTGGTGACGCCCGCCAATCCCAAGGGCACGGTGTCCGGCCAGGTGCTGAGCACGGACCTGCGGCCGCTGACCGAGGTCACGGTGGAGATGACCATCGGCAGCTCGGCGGAGCCGGTGTCGGCCATCTCGGATGCGAAGGGCAACTTCACCTACAAGAACGTCCCGGCCGGTTCGCACGTGCTGCTGACGTTCTCCAAGGCGGGCTATGCCACGCTGCGCGCGACGGCGCAGGTTCCGTCGTCCGCGGGCAACGTCCCCATCAACAACGGCAACGCGAGCTTCGGCCCCATCACCCTGGCGCGGCTGGACGGCACGCTGAACTTCCTGGTGGTGACGCCGCAGGGCCGTCCCGCGGCGGGTGTTCGGGCGACGCTGGAGGCCACGCCGGCCGGTGCCATCTCCAACGGCGATGAGTCCTCGTCGATGGTGAGCTCCGTGGTGGTGGAGGCAACCGCGAACGAGCAGGGCCTGCTCACCTTCACGGGCATCCCGAGCGCGTCTGAGCTGGCGCGCCTGCGCAACGGCAATGGCGAGTACAGGCTGTGGGTGTCGCCCATCGACGCCAACGGTGACGGCATCCCGGATACGGGGGGCTACGTCAGCACGTATTCTGGGGCTGAGGTGGTGGCCAACAGCACCACGCGGCTCATCAGCCTGCCGTACTCGCGGCCGCAGAACGTGCCGCTGAGCATCGAGAGCAGCAACGTGGCCAGCCTCCGGGGCGGCGGCGCTGACTTCCATCCTCTGCGCAACCTGGTCCGCCCGGGCGAGCTCATTCACCTGTTCTTCAACCAGCCCATTCAGCAGGGTTCGCTGCTCGTTCGCATGACGGACGAGTACGCGCGGGAGTCGCTGGGCGTGACGGCGACCGTGAACAACGGTGGCTACAGCGCGACCATCAACCCCGGGGGCACCGTCGAGGGCAAGGAGTACAACCTGGACGTGCGCGCGGTCTCCGCGGAGGGCGGTTCGCTCTATAGCACCGTGGGTTACTTCTTCGCCGGTGCTGCGACCGGTCCGCAGCAGGCGACGGCCATCGCGGAGGCTCGCTACCAGGAGACCTCTACCGTTGGAACGCCGACCCTCAATCCGGGTGAGGTCGTCTACATCAACTTCACGCACCCCGTCGCGCGCACGTTCTTCACGGGGCAGTACGTCCAGGTGTTCTTCGACGCGGATATCAACAACAGCGGTGCCCCAGGAGATGCCGTGGGGGAGGTCGGGTACCCCATCGGGTTCGACCTTTACATCGACGAGCCTACTCGTCCGGTGCAGACCCGCACGCCTGCTGAATCCCCTGTTTTCGGCATCAGGTTGTCGAACTACAGCACCCGTTATTACTTCGTGTACGCGGGTTCGGTGGCACTGACGCCCAGCACGGCTCCGCTGCAAGTGAGTTTCTCGACGTTGGGTAGCCGTGGAATCAATGGCACCTACGAGAACATCTGGGGGCAGCCCCTCTCGACGGACCTGTCCGTCCGCGGCATGGCCGTGCAGCCGCCCGCGACCCCGTGA
- a CDS encoding HIT family protein, which produces MPDVLDVNDPCLGCAIVRGETRPVGGVIARTPGLVLHGVAGPSPVPGWVVISSARHVRAWYDLEPDAASELGPFAARVMRAQREVLGAEHAYAFAIGDVLRHFHLHLVPRYSQTPQRLWGRAAFDAPASDHLPAQQLEAAAQALAAALAG; this is translated from the coding sequence ATGCCGGATGTCTTGGATGTGAATGACCCATGTCTCGGCTGCGCCATCGTGCGCGGTGAAACACGACCCGTGGGAGGCGTCATCGCGCGCACACCGGGACTGGTGCTGCATGGCGTGGCGGGTCCCAGCCCCGTGCCCGGCTGGGTCGTCATCTCCAGCGCCCGGCACGTGCGCGCCTGGTATGACCTGGAGCCGGACGCGGCGAGCGAGCTCGGCCCCTTCGCCGCCCGGGTCATGCGCGCCCAGCGCGAGGTGCTGGGCGCCGAACACGCCTACGCCTTCGCCATTGGCGATGTGCTGCGCCACTTCCACCTGCACCTCGTCCCCCGCTATTCGCAGACGCCGCAGCGGCTCTGGGGCCGGGCCGCCTTCGACGCCCCCGCCTCCGACCACCTCCCCGCGCAGCAACTGGAGGCCGCGGCGCAGGCGCTCGCCGCCGCGCTGGCGGGCTGA